The Apodemus sylvaticus chromosome 22, mApoSyl1.1, whole genome shotgun sequence genome includes a region encoding these proteins:
- the Bud31 gene encoding protein BUD31 homolog — translation MPKVKRSRKAPPDGWELIEPTLDELDQKMREAETEPHEGKRKVESLWPIFRIHHQKTRYIFDLFYKRKAISRELYEYCIKEGYADKNLIAKWKKQGYENLCCLRCIQTRDTNFGTNCICRVPKSKLEVGRIIECTHCGCRGCSG, via the exons ATGCCCAAAGTCAAAAGAAGCCGGAAAGCGCCTCCAGATGGCTGGGAGTTGATCGAACCAACGTTGGATGAACTAGATCAAAAGATGAGAGAAG CTGAAACTGAACCCCACGAGGGGAAGAGGAAAGTGGAATCTCTGTGGCCCATCTTCAGGATCCATCACCAGAAGACCCGCTATATCTTCGACCTCTTTTACAAAAGGAAAGCCATAAGCAGAG AACTCTATGAATACTGCATTAAAGAAGGCTATGCAGACAAAAACCTGATTGCAAAATGGAAGAAGCAGGGCTATGAGAACCTGTGCTGCCTACGCTGCATTCAGACTCGGGACACCAACTTTGGCACCAACTGCATTTGCCGGGTTCCCAAAAGCAAGCTGGAAGTG GGTCGCATCATCGAGTGCACACACTGTGGCTGCCGGGGTTGCTCTGGCTGA
- the Pdap1 gene encoding 28 kDa heat- and acid-stable phosphoprotein, translating to MPKGGRKGGHKGRVRQYTSPEEIDAQLQAEKQKANEEDEQEGGDGASGDPKKEKKSLDSDESEDEDDDYQQKRKGVEGLIDIENPNRVAQTTKKVTQLDLDGPKELSRREREEIEKQKAKERYMKMHLAGKTEQAKADLARLAIIRKQREEAARKKEEERKAKDDATLSGKRMQSLSLNK from the exons ATGCCTAAAGGAG GTAGAAAGGGAGGCCACAAAGGCCGAGTGAGGCAGTATACAAGCCCTGAGGAGATCGATGCCCAGCTACAGGCTGAGAAGCAGAAGGCCAAC GAAGAAGATGAACAAGAAGGTGGAGATGGGGCTTCAGGTGACCCCAAAAAGGAGAAGAAGTCTCTAGActcagatgagagtgaagatgaagatgatgactACCAG CAAAAGCGAAAAGGCGTGGAAGGGCTCATTGACATTGAGAACCCCAACCGGGTGGCACAGACGACTAAGAAGGTCACACAACTGGATCTGGATGGGCCAAAGGAGCTTTCAAGGAGAGAACG AGAAGAaatagagaagcagaaagcaaaagAGCGCTACATGAAGATGCATTTGGCTGGCAAGACAGAGCAGGCTAAGGCTGATCTCGCCCGGCTGGCAATCATCCGGAAACAGCGGGAGGAGGcagcaagaaagaaggaagaagagaggaaag CAAAAGATGACGCAACTTTGTCAGGAAAACGAATGCAGTCGCTCTCCCTGAATAAGTAA